The DNA region tggcctaaaatcactgttcatggccaatgaacagtaacatatgcgcatggaaaaaaaaaaaaaaacgtggccGCAGCTGGAAAATCTGCATCCAAACGTATTCTTAGTCTAAAAGACGAACTCATGTTCATAAATCATAACCCAAACAGTTCAAATAATAAGCAATTAACAACCAATAAAACAAGAATCACACAGAAAAACAGTTTGAGAGTCAAGTTCTTGTTGCGGGCCCACACCGCAAAATTATTTCACAAGCTGCCTCGACTTGGTGACATCCTATATATCAAACCAAACAGGAAAATAAACCACTTGTGAAAACaattttataggaaaaataattaaaaaggatAAGCATATATGTCTGGGGTCTGACTTACAAAGGAAAAGTCATGTAAATCTGCCCTGTCCATTGAGTACGAGATTTCATTGCTGATTGCTAGGTGGCTCTTCGTGTGAATCTGATCTGTCCATTGAGATCTCATACCTAATTGGCTCTGTGAATCTGATTCCTACATTGAGATTAAAAAGCTAGGTGGTCCAAATGGGGCATAAAAGGAAACGAGATTAGAAAGAAAGCAAGGAGTGTTATAAGTAGATAAGGAATAAATTGAATGGCCCACATAAAAGATAAACCAaagatataaaaatgaaaagagagtCATACCCATCAGGATCCACTTCAACGAAACTCACAGAGGGGTTCAAGGGCATTCTTAGTAGCTTGATTGTCCCATTCCAGCAACTCCCACCGTTCTTTCTCTGTTTCAATCCGTAATGAAGAAGGTGGAGAAGATAGCTGTTCATCCCGCAGAGAAAGAGGTAATCTCTTAAGCTTTGGACACTTTACTATCTTAATTTCTTGGAGAGAATCACAAACTATTGCGTTACGGCTACTGCAGATGGTCTCCAGTCTCGGTATGTCATATAATACCAAGTTCCTCAATCGGGGGAATATGGTGGTGTCCCTTCCTTCCTCCtctatttcttcttcaacttcATCCGATGCTGCACCTATTATTTCCTCTAATCTCTCACAGTGTTCGACTTCAATCTCTTCCAGGTGGGCCAGGTTTTGCAGCAAGCCAGGTGTGAAGAGCTTCTTTATATTCGGACACCCGAGAATTAAAAATTGTTTGAGACAGGAAAAGGTACCAGGTGGGATGTCTAGTGGTGATGCAACTTTCTCTTCCCTGAACAGTACTTGTAACTTACCCAAATATTGGAGGTCAAGCCTTTGAAGAGGGAAGGTGTAAGAATAAGAAAGAACGTCTTCTATTTCTTTACACATCACAATAGAAATAGACTTCAGTTCTCTTGCGCATTCCAAATATGGAGCATCAGATGAACTTCTTAAATTGTCACATTTGTAAATCTTTAGGGTTTGAGCGTCTTTTGGGAGCAGACTTACATTGCAATTGTATAAAATTACACATTTGCCCTCACTTTCCCAATATACAGCATCGTCTATGTCGGTCGTCATTTCTCTCACTACAAATTGGTAATGGCTAAGTCGTCCCTCCCTCAAGGATCCCACGTATTTATTGAAGTTATCAGCACCATAAAATGCTCCTTGAAAACGCTCTAATTTCAAGCTCACTATCTCCTCTACATTCAATTTTCCACACCTGGGCCAACAAGTAAATTTGAGAACTTGGAGTTCAGAAAGTTTGGATAAAATCCCCGATGGAATCTCCTGTATGTCGGTTTCTTCGAGATTGAGGTATCTCAAATTGACCAACATTTCCAAACCATGAGGTATTTCTCTTATATAATTTGACCATCCAAGATCCAACTTCCTTAATGCCGTAAGCTTTGCTAATGAAGGAACATGATATAAAGAGCCACAAGAAATAAGCCTTAATGTAGCAAGATTCTCCAAATCAGAGATTGAATTCGGCAAAGATGTAATCCAACTGTTACATATACGAAGAACTTTGAGTCCACGCAAATgcacaaaaaaagaatttgcaatgatttcacaaaaaaatttgtctagAAGCAAGGTTGAAAGTTTAGGACACCTTGGTGATATATTAGGAAATTCTGGCCCACACCCGTCCTTCAAATAAACCTTTTCAAGATCCTTTCCCCATCTTTCTTCATGCTGCATAAAATCTATCGCTCTATCACCAGCTGCTCCCATGAACTTAGGACCTGCAATCTCGAGGGCCATGTCTCTTATTAGATCATGCAGTTTCACATTACGGTTAATCCCAGTTTCTAATAAGCAAGccctttcaagtttattcaacaTAGTATGGCCCCTATCAAACTCTGCTTGCCTGCTCTCCAACTGTTCTATTATTCCCTCATCAATTAAATCCTCAATCAATTCATCTCTTTCAAACTCATGGTCTTCACAGAATAGTGCACAATACAATAGACAGTGTTGAAGGCCCTCATCTTTTAAGCGATTGTAACTAAATCGAAGCCTCTCAAATATTGTAGCAGCATCTACATTTTTGGGCCCCTTTTTTGGTGTCCTCAACTCATTCAATGCATTCCTCCATTCTGAAACgtcaattacattttttaagCTTCCCGCTATTGTGACGATTGCAAGAGGTAAACCAACACATTCTTTGACAACCTCCTTCACAATTGGTTCTATATCTCGAGTATTCAAAACATCACGACCCACTTTACCCCAAAACAAATTCCACGATTCTTTTTCTGAAAGAAGATCCATTTGAATCTTCTCATAACCCATATGGGTACAAACTTCAAAATTTCGAGTTGTCAATACTAATTTGCATCCATTTGTTCGAGTAGGCTCTGGGATCCCTACATCCTCAAGACGAAACGCTTCCCACATATCATCTAGGATTAGCACAAACCTCTTCCTATTTTTCAATGCATTGTTTAACTTGCCTGCCCTTGTTGTTTCATCCCTAGAGTTTGTGAGATCTAGATCCAACTTGCATGCAATGTCATGTTGTAGTTTGAAAACACTTGATGACTTTGATACAGTAACCCAAATTACATTATCAAActtgtctctctcttttaataGATCATTATTGATTTGTTTAATGACCGTCGTTTTACCAATGCCTCCCATGCCACAAACAGCAATCCTCCTAAAATTTTCATCCAATAAGTGTTCCCGAACCCTTTCAATTGTTCTTTCGGTTGTACTTTCTCCTACTAATGTTGTAGTCGGCAATTCTTCTCCATGGCTTACCGGTGGATCATGTACCAAACTATCTCTGAAACCACGACCTCTTTGATAAAGTGCTTCCGCATTTTGTATCTTCTGGCATGCAAGTTTTCCCATATGCATACGTGGGAAATACTTCCAGATCCCTCTGccaccttcttcttcaataGTTTGTATCTCCCCGTTAATTGTTTCTACCTCTTGGAGCCAAAGTTGAACTACACTCTTTGGTCTCTTTCCTGGAAAAAGTTCAGacttcattttttcttctacGTCTGACTTCTAACATTCTAgttctttccattttctcttgAGATTATTCACATGGTCACCAGCGCTGCTATGATAATTGTATAATTTGCCAATTTCATCCCAAATCTTTTTTCCAAGTTCAAGAACTTGGTTTAGTTTTTCTGGTTCAAGAAATTGGGCTAACTTCCCCATTCGTAAGTCTCTGCATAAGGTTCTATATCAGAATTCTCTTCGATTGACCTTTTCAGTTCTACCTCatctgtttctcaaaaaaaaaagttctgcctcatcaaaatcaaaactttgcattttttttttcaatgaaataCTACAATTAATTGTCATCATATATTAATGGGATAACTGCATTGATTTTCATGAATTAATTATCTAAAGAAGGtgcactaattatttatataaaaggaatttatatagttattttaaaaattttatataagaacacttattattaaaaaaaaaaattagaatattacAATCTAATTTCCAAGCAACAAATCGTAGTACCTTAGAAGGCTCAAGACAAGATTCTATAGTTGCTACTAGGAGCATCGTATGTACTGTAATAACCTTCTAGTTTTCTTATTAGGGATTGCCTT from Castanea sativa cultivar Marrone di Chiusa Pesio chromosome 6, ASM4071231v1 includes:
- the LOC142641761 gene encoding putative disease resistance protein At1g61300 isoform X2, translating into MKSELFPGKRPKSVVQLWLQEVETINGEIQTIEEEGGRGIWKYFPRMHMGKLACQKIQNAEALYQRGRGFRDSLVHDPPVSHGEELPTTTLVGESTTERTIERVREHLLDENFRRIAVCGMGGIGKTTVIKQINNDLLKERDKFDNVIWVTVSKSSSVFKLQHDIACKLDLDLTNSRDETTRAGKLNNALKNRKRFVLILDDMWEAFRLEDVGIPEPTRTNGCKLVLTTRNFEVCTHMGYEKIQMDLLSEKESWNLFWGKVGRDVLNTRDIEPIVKEVVKECVGLPLAIVTIAGSLKNVIDVSEWRNALNELRTPKKGPKNVDAATIFERLRFSYNRLKDEGLQHCLLYCALFCEDHEFERDELIEDLIDEGIIEQLESRQAEFDRGHTMLNKLERACLLETGINRNVKLHDLIRDMALEIAGPKFMGAAGDRAIDFMQHEERWGKDLEKVYLKDGCGPEFPNISPSWITSLPNSISDLENLATLRLISCGSLYHVPSLAKLTALRKLDLGWSNYIREIPHGLEMLVNLRYLNLEETDIQEIPSGILSKLSELQVLKFTCWPRCGKLNVEEIVSLKLERFQGAFYGADNFNKYVGSLREGRLSHYQFVVREMTTDIDDAVYWESEGKCVILYNCNVSLLPKDAQTLKIYKCDNLRSSSDAPYLECARELKSISIVMCKEIEDVLSYSYTFPLQRLDLQYLGKLQVLFREEKVASPLDIPPGTFSCLKQFLILGCPNIKKLFTPGLLQNLAHLEEIEVEHCERLEEIIGAASDEVEEEIEEEGRDTTIFPRLRNLVLYDIPRLETICSSRNAIVCDSLQEIKIVKCPKLKRLPLSLRDEQLSSPPSSLRIETEKERWELLEWDNQATKNALEPLCEFR
- the LOC142641761 gene encoding putative disease resistance protein At1g61300 isoform X1, with product MKSELFPGKRPKSVVQLWLQEVETINGEIQTIEEEGGRGIWKYFPRMHMGKLACQKIQNAEALYQRGRGFRDSLVHDPPVSHGEELPTTTLVGESTTERTIERVREHLLDENFRRIAVCGMGGIGKTTVIKQINNDLLKERDKFDNVIWVTVSKSSSVFKLQHDIACKLDLDLTNSRDETTRAGKLNNALKNRKRFVLILDDMWEAFRLEDVGIPEPTRTNGCKLVLTTRNFEVCTHMGYEKIQMDLLSEKESWNLFWGKVGRDVLNTRDIEPIVKEVVKECVGLPLAIVTIAGSLKNVIDVSEWRNALNELRTPKKGPKNVDAATIFERLRFSYNRLKDEGLQHCLLYCALFCEDHEFERDELIEDLIDEGIIEQLESRQAEFDRGHTMLNKLERACLLETGINRNVKLHDLIRDMALEIAGPKFMGAAGDRAIDFMQHEERWGKDLEKVYLKDGCGPEFPNISPRCPKLSTLLLDKFFCEIIANSFFVHLRGLKVLRICNSWITSLPNSISDLENLATLRLISCGSLYHVPSLAKLTALRKLDLGWSNYIREIPHGLEMLVNLRYLNLEETDIQEIPSGILSKLSELQVLKFTCWPRCGKLNVEEIVSLKLERFQGAFYGADNFNKYVGSLREGRLSHYQFVVREMTTDIDDAVYWESEGKCVILYNCNVSLLPKDAQTLKIYKCDNLRSSSDAPYLECARELKSISIVMCKEIEDVLSYSYTFPLQRLDLQYLGKLQVLFREEKVASPLDIPPGTFSCLKQFLILGCPNIKKLFTPGLLQNLAHLEEIEVEHCERLEEIIGAASDEVEEEIEEEGRDTTIFPRLRNLVLYDIPRLETICSSRNAIVCDSLQEIKIVKCPKLKRLPLSLRDEQLSSPPSSLRIETEKERWELLEWDNQATKNALEPLCEFR